A genomic region of Rheinheimera sp. MMS21-TC3 contains the following coding sequences:
- a CDS encoding DNA polymerase III subunit chi, with product MAVTFYILTALPSNQNELRTSPAHFGLACQLCADLYRAKQRVFVYTADQEQAEAFDQQLWQFDAERFVPHNLSGEGPSYGAAVEIGWQTPKQNRPVLINLTEQVPDFAQRFKQIIEFVPAEEHLKAQARERYKQYRQHGITPSTITID from the coding sequence ATGGCAGTTACTTTTTATATATTAACTGCTTTGCCAAGCAACCAAAATGAGCTGCGCACTTCGCCAGCTCATTTTGGTTTAGCCTGTCAGCTTTGTGCCGATCTGTATCGGGCAAAGCAACGGGTTTTCGTTTATACTGCCGACCAAGAACAAGCTGAAGCATTTGACCAGCAGCTGTGGCAATTTGATGCCGAGCGCTTTGTCCCCCATAACTTAAGCGGTGAAGGCCCAAGCTATGGCGCTGCCGTAGAGATTGGCTGGCAAACACCAAAGCAGAACCGTCCAGTATTAATTAACCTAACCGAGCAAGTGCCAGACTTTGCACAACGCTTTAAACAAATTATCGAATTCGTTCCTGCAGAAGAGCACTTAAAAGCCCAAGCCAGAGAACGATATAAGCAATATCGTCAGCATGGTATCACGCCAAGCACGATAACCATCGACTGA
- a CDS encoding valine--tRNA ligase: MEKTFNPSEIEQAMYNAWEAKGYFQPSGDQSNGNYCIMIPPPNVTGSLHMGHAFQQTIMDALTRYKRMQGKNTLWQVGSDHAGIATQMVVERKLAAENSPNRHQLGRDAFIDKIWQWKEESGGTISDQMRRLGNSVDWTRERFTMDEGLSAAVQEVFVRLYEDDLIYRGKRLVNWDPKLHTAISDLEVENKEQKGHLWYLRYPLADGAKTAEGKDYLVVATTRPETMLGDSAVAVDPDDERYQALIGKFIQLPLVNRRIPIIADKYVDKEFGTGCVKITPAHDFNDYEMGKRHQLPLYNILSYDAIILATAEIYNIDGSANNELNNQLPAEFAGMERFAARKAIVAAFDQAGLLEKIDDHELKVPYGDRSGVVIEPFLTDQWYVRVAPLAKTATEAVESGQIEFVPKQYENMYYSWMRDIQDWCISRQLWWGHRIPAWYDNDGKVYVGRDEAEVRTKYALANDVSLRQDDDVLDTWFSSALWTFSTLGWPEDTQELRTFHPTDVLVTGFDIIFFWVARMIMMTMHFIKDENGKPQVPFKTVYVTGLIRDENGDKMSKSKGNVVDPLDMIDGISLEDLLAKRTSNMMQPKLAEKIANATKEQFPEGISASGTDAVRFTLAALASTGRDINWDMKRLEGYRNFCNKLWNASRYVLMHTEDKDCGFNDSAEQRQLSLADKWILAQYQQTVTQVRQYFDSYRFDLAASTLYEFTWNQFCDWYLELTKPVLFKGTEAEQRGTRHTLITVLESLLRLMHPIMPYITETIWQSVKPIAGIAADSIMLQPYPEHNSALINETATADLEWLKAVITAIRNIRGEMNIAPSKGLNILLRNLNAQEQRRLSENQNFLQNLAKLDSINILANDQIAPVSAIQSIGSMDLLIPMAGLIDKDAELSRIGKQLEKTQQELARVSGKLANPGFVAKAPEAVLAKEQAKQAELEQGLLKLQQQQAEITAL; the protein is encoded by the coding sequence ATGGAAAAAACCTTTAATCCTAGCGAAATTGAACAAGCCATGTATAACGCATGGGAAGCCAAAGGCTATTTTCAGCCCAGCGGTGATCAAAGTAACGGCAATTATTGCATTATGATCCCACCGCCAAATGTTACTGGCAGCCTCCATATGGGGCATGCCTTTCAGCAAACTATTATGGATGCCCTAACCCGTTATAAGCGGATGCAAGGCAAAAACACTTTATGGCAAGTTGGTAGTGACCATGCCGGTATTGCTACCCAGATGGTAGTTGAACGCAAGCTAGCGGCTGAGAACTCACCTAACCGCCATCAGCTTGGCCGTGATGCTTTTATTGATAAAATTTGGCAATGGAAAGAAGAATCTGGCGGCACTATTTCAGACCAAATGCGCCGCTTAGGCAACTCAGTGGATTGGACCCGCGAACGCTTCACCATGGACGAAGGTTTATCTGCCGCAGTGCAAGAGGTTTTTGTTCGCTTATATGAAGACGACTTAATTTACCGTGGTAAACGCTTAGTTAACTGGGATCCAAAATTACACACAGCGATTTCTGATCTTGAAGTAGAAAACAAAGAACAAAAAGGTCACTTGTGGTATTTACGCTACCCATTAGCAGATGGCGCTAAAACGGCAGAAGGCAAAGACTATTTAGTGGTTGCTACCACTAGGCCAGAAACTATGCTTGGCGATAGCGCTGTTGCTGTTGATCCTGATGACGAGCGGTATCAAGCTTTAATTGGTAAATTTATTCAATTACCCTTAGTTAACAGACGCATTCCTATTATTGCAGATAAGTATGTAGATAAAGAGTTTGGTACTGGTTGCGTTAAAATTACTCCAGCCCATGATTTTAATGACTATGAAATGGGTAAACGTCATCAGCTGCCGTTGTACAATATTTTATCGTATGACGCCATAATATTAGCCACTGCCGAAATTTATAATATCGATGGTAGCGCTAACAACGAATTAAACAATCAATTACCAGCCGAATTCGCTGGCATGGAACGCTTTGCAGCCCGTAAAGCCATTGTAGCCGCCTTTGATCAAGCAGGTTTATTAGAAAAAATTGATGATCATGAATTAAAAGTACCTTATGGCGATCGTAGCGGTGTTGTTATTGAACCGTTTTTAACCGACCAATGGTATGTTCGGGTTGCCCCTTTGGCTAAAACAGCAACTGAAGCTGTTGAAAGCGGCCAAATTGAATTTGTACCTAAGCAATACGAAAACATGTATTACAGCTGGATGCGTGATATTCAAGATTGGTGTATTTCACGGCAACTTTGGTGGGGGCACCGCATTCCTGCATGGTATGACAATGACGGTAAAGTCTATGTTGGCCGTGATGAAGCAGAAGTACGCACTAAATATGCTTTAGCTAATGATGTTAGCTTACGCCAAGACGATGACGTACTTGATACCTGGTTTAGCTCTGCGCTTTGGACTTTCTCAACCTTAGGCTGGCCTGAAGATACCCAAGAGCTACGCACTTTTCATCCTACTGATGTCTTAGTGACCGGCTTTGATATTATCTTCTTCTGGGTTGCCCGCATGATCATGATGACCATGCACTTTATTAAAGATGAAAACGGCAAGCCACAAGTGCCCTTTAAAACTGTTTATGTTACCGGCCTTATCCGTGACGAAAACGGCGATAAAATGTCAAAATCTAAAGGTAATGTGGTCGATCCTTTAGACATGATTGACGGCATTAGTTTAGAGGACTTACTGGCTAAACGTACTAGTAATATGATGCAGCCTAAATTGGCTGAAAAAATTGCTAATGCCACTAAAGAACAATTCCCAGAAGGTATTAGTGCCAGTGGTACTGATGCGGTGCGCTTTACCCTCGCCGCTTTAGCTTCAACCGGTCGTGATATTAACTGGGATATGAAACGCTTAGAAGGCTATCGCAACTTCTGTAATAAATTATGGAATGCTAGCCGCTACGTGTTAATGCATACTGAAGATAAAGACTGCGGTTTTAACGACAGCGCCGAGCAACGCCAATTATCTTTAGCAGATAAATGGATCCTAGCTCAGTATCAACAAACCGTTACTCAGGTTCGCCAGTATTTCGACAGCTATCGCTTTGATTTAGCGGCTTCAACCTTATATGAGTTTACGTGGAATCAGTTCTGTGACTGGTATTTAGAGCTAACTAAACCTGTGCTATTTAAAGGCACAGAAGCAGAACAACGTGGCACTCGTCATACCTTAATTACTGTGCTAGAAAGCTTATTACGCTTAATGCACCCTATTATGCCGTATATTACTGAGACCATCTGGCAATCTGTTAAGCCAATAGCCGGTATTGCAGCAGACAGCATTATGTTGCAGCCTTACCCAGAGCATAACAGCGCTTTAATCAACGAAACTGCCACCGCAGACTTAGAATGGTTAAAAGCCGTTATCACAGCTATTCGTAATATTCGCGGCGAAATGAACATTGCCCCTAGTAAAGGCTTAAATATCTTACTGCGTAATCTTAACGCTCAAGAGCAGCGCCGATTAAGTGAAAACCAAAACTTTTTACAAAACTTAGCTAAGCTAGATAGTATTAATATTTTAGCTAACGACCAAATCGCACCTGTCAGCGCCATTCAATCAATTGGTAGTATGGATTTATTAATCCCTATGGCCGGTTTGATTGATAAAGATGCGGAGTTAAGCCGTATTGGTAAGCAATTAGAAAAAACTCAACAAGAATTAGCTCGTGTCTCTGGCAAGCTTGCTAACCCAGGTTTTGTAGCTAAAGCCCCTGAAGCTGTATTAGCTAAAGAGCAAGCCAAACAAGCCGAACTAGAACAAGGACTACTGAAACTACAGCAGCAACAAGCTGAAATTACCGCGCTATAG